The Streptomyces sp. NBC_00224 genome has a window encoding:
- a CDS encoding NADH-quinone oxidoreductase subunit M has translation MSFPLLTATAALPAVGAIATAAVPAERRTAAKWLALLVSLGTLVLGAVQLVRFEPGGDRYQLTESHSWIKDFGVRYELGVDGIGVALIALTALLIPFIIVAGWHDADPLETSNSRWRPTQGFFALILAVEAMVVLSFEATDVFLFYILFEAMLIPMYFLIGGFGDRAHEHGDEAAATQRSYAAVKFLLYNLVGGLIMLAAVIGLYVVAGTFSLDEIAAARANGSLDMATNTERLLFLGFFFAFAVKAPLWPLHTWLPNAMGEATAPVAVLITAVVDKVGTFAMLRFCLQLFPEASKWATPVILVLAVISIIYGALLAVGQRDIKRLVAYASISHFGFIVMGIFAMTTQGQSGATLYMVNHGISTAALMLVAGFLISRRGSRLIADYGGVQKVAPLLAGTFLVGGLATLSLPGLAPFVSEFLVLVGTFSRYPAIGVIATLGIVLAALYVLVLYQRTMTGPVKAEVQGMPDLKVRELLVVAPLIALLVFLGVYPKPLTDIVNPAVQHTMTDVHKKDPKPVVEAAQ, from the coding sequence ATGTCGTTCCCCCTCCTTACCGCGACGGCGGCGCTCCCGGCGGTCGGCGCGATCGCCACCGCCGCCGTCCCGGCCGAGCGGCGGACCGCCGCCAAGTGGCTGGCGCTGCTGGTCTCGCTGGGCACGCTGGTCCTGGGCGCCGTCCAGCTCGTACGGTTCGAACCGGGCGGCGACCGCTACCAGTTGACGGAGTCCCACTCCTGGATCAAGGACTTCGGCGTCCGCTACGAACTGGGCGTGGACGGCATCGGGGTGGCGCTGATCGCACTCACCGCGCTGCTGATCCCGTTCATCATCGTGGCCGGCTGGCACGACGCGGACCCCCTGGAGACCAGCAACAGCCGCTGGCGGCCCACCCAGGGCTTCTTCGCCCTGATCCTCGCCGTCGAGGCGATGGTGGTGCTCTCCTTCGAGGCCACCGACGTCTTCCTCTTCTACATCCTGTTCGAAGCCATGCTGATCCCGATGTACTTCCTCATCGGCGGCTTCGGCGACCGCGCCCACGAGCACGGCGACGAGGCGGCGGCCACCCAACGGTCGTACGCGGCGGTCAAGTTCCTGCTCTACAACCTGGTCGGCGGCCTGATCATGCTGGCCGCGGTGATCGGGCTGTACGTGGTGGCCGGGACGTTCTCGCTCGACGAGATCGCGGCCGCGCGCGCGAACGGCTCGCTGGACATGGCGACCAACACCGAGCGGCTGCTGTTCCTCGGCTTCTTCTTCGCCTTCGCGGTGAAGGCCCCGCTCTGGCCGCTGCACACCTGGCTGCCGAACGCGATGGGCGAGGCCACGGCCCCGGTCGCCGTGCTGATCACGGCGGTCGTCGACAAGGTCGGCACCTTCGCGATGCTCCGCTTCTGCCTCCAGCTCTTCCCGGAGGCGTCGAAGTGGGCCACGCCGGTGATCCTGGTCCTCGCCGTGATCAGCATCATCTACGGGGCGCTGCTCGCGGTCGGCCAGCGGGACATCAAGCGCCTGGTGGCGTACGCGTCGATCTCGCACTTCGGGTTCATCGTCATGGGCATCTTCGCGATGACCACCCAGGGCCAGTCCGGCGCCACGCTGTACATGGTCAACCACGGGATCTCGACGGCCGCGCTGATGCTGGTGGCCGGCTTCCTGATCTCGCGCCGCGGCTCGCGTCTGATCGCGGACTACGGCGGGGTGCAGAAGGTGGCCCCGCTGCTCGCGGGCACGTTCCTGGTGGGCGGTCTGGCGACCCTGTCGCTGCCGGGGCTCGCGCCCTTCGTCAGTGAGTTCCTGGTCCTGGTGGGCACGTTCAGCCGCTATCCGGCGATCGGCGTGATCGCCACGCTGGGCATCGTGCTGGCCGCGCTTTATGTGCTGGTGCTCTACCAGCGGACGATGACCGGCCCGGTCAAGGCCGAGGTGCAGGGCATGCCGGACCTCAAGGTCCGCGAGCTCCTGGTGGTCGCCCCGCTGATCGCGCTCCTGGTCTTCCTGGGGGTCTACCCGAAGCCGCTGACCGACATCGTCAACCCGGCGGTGCAGCACACCATGACCGACGTACACAAGAAGGACCCCAAGCCCGTGGTGGAGGCGGCCCAGTGA